A stretch of Chionomys nivalis chromosome 2, mChiNiv1.1, whole genome shotgun sequence DNA encodes these proteins:
- the Fkrp gene encoding ribitol 5-phosphate transferase FKRP — MRLTRCWAALAAAIILNLLVFFYVSWLHHQPRNSRARGPRRTPATGPRVTVLIREFEAFDNAVPELVDSFLQQDPAQPVVVATDTLPYPPLALPRIPNVRLALLQPALDRPAAASRPETYVATEFVALVPDGVRAESPTHLERMVEALRGSSARLVAAPVATANPARCLALNVSLREWTARYGPAPSAPRCDALDGDAVLLLRSRDLFNLSVPLARPLATSLFLQTALRGWTVQLLDLTFAAARQPPLATAHARWKADREGRSRRAALLRALGIRLVSWEGGRLEWFGCSKESARCFGTVAGDTPSYLYEGRWTPPCCLRALRETARYVVGVLEAAGVRYWLEGGSLLGAARHGDIIPWDYDVDLGIYLEDVGNCEQLRGAEAGSVVDERGFVWEKAVEGDFFRVQFSESNHLHVDLWPFYPRNGVMTKDTWLDHRQDVEFPEHFLQPLVPLPFAGFMAQAPNNYRRFLELKFGPGVIENPEYPNPALLSLTGG, encoded by the coding sequence ATGCGGCTCACCCGCTGCTGGGCTGCCCTGGCAGCCGCCATCATCCTCAACCTCTTGGTCTTCTTTTACGTGTCATGGCTACACCACCAGCCCAGAAACTCCCGGGCACGGGGCCCCCGCCGGACTCCTGCCACTGGACCCCGGGTGACCGTCTTGATTCGGGAGTTTGAGGCCTTTGACAATGCGGTGCCAGAGCTGGTGGATTCCTTCCTGCAGCAGGACCCAGCCCAGCCTGTGGTAGTGGCGACTGACACACTCCCTTACCCACCCCTGGCCTTGCCTCGCATCCCCAACGTACGCTTGGCGCTGCTCCAGCCGGCCCTGGACCGGCCAGCTGCGGCCTCGCGCCCAGAGACATACGTAGCCACCGAGTTCGTGGCCCTGGTCCCTGATGGAGTGCGGGCCGAGTCACCAACCCACCTGGAGCGTATGGTGGAGGCGCTCCGAGGGAGCAGCGCGCGCCTGGTAGCCGCCCCAGTCGCCACCGCCAACCCAGCGCGGTGCCTGGCACTGAACGTCAGCCTGCGGGAGTGGACCGCGCGCTACGGTCCAGCACCCAGCGCACCGCGCTGTGACGCCCTGGATGGCGACGCTGTGCTACTACTGCGCTCCCGCGACCTCTTCAACCTCTCGGTGCCCTTGGCGCGGCCTCTGGCCACCAGCCTCTTCTTACAGACTGCTCTACGGGGCTGGACAGTGCAGCTACTGGACTTGACCTTCGCCGCTGCGCGCCAGCCCCCTCTGGCTACGGCTCACGCGCGCTGGAAGGCAGATCGCGAGGGGCGCTCGCGGAGGGCTGCGCTGCTGCGTGCTCTGGGCATCCGCTTGGTGAGCTGGGAGGGCGGGCGGCTCGAATGGTTTGGCTGCAGCAAGGAGAGCGCACGCTGCTTCGGGACTGTAGCAGGCGACACACCTTCCTACCTGTACGAGGGCCGCTGGACACCGCCCTGCTGCCTGCGCGCACTGCGAGAGACTGCGCGCTACGTGGTGGGCGTGCTGGAGGCTGCAGGCGTGCGATACTGGCTGGAGGGCGGCTCGTTGCTGGGTGCAGCACGCCACGGTGACATTATCCCTTGGGACTACGACGTAGACCTGGGCATCTACCTGGAGGACGTGGGCAACTGCGAGCAGCTGCGGGGCGCCGAGGCTGGCTCGGTAGTGGACGAACGCGGCTTCGTGTGGGAGAAGGCAGTGGAGGGCGACTTCTTCCGAGTGCAGTTCAGTGAGAGCAACCACCTACACGTTGACCTGTGGCCCTTCTACCCCCGCAATGGGGTCATGACGAAGGACACATGGCTGGACCACCGGCAGGATGTGGAGTTCCCAGAGCACTTCCTGCAGCCGCTAGTCCCCCTGCCCTTTGCCGGCTTCATGGCGCAGGCCCCTAACAACTACCGCCGCTTTCTGGAGCTCAAGTTCGGGCCTGGCGTCATCGAGAACCCGGAGTACCCCAACCCTGCACTCTTAAGTCTGACAGGTGGCTGA